The Flavobacteriales bacterium genome contains the following window.
GTAGTTATGGTCGCCATTCCTGTAGTAAATTTTAGTGGATTTGAGGGCTTAACTAATAGCTCTTTTTTGATGTTATTGTTGGAACAGTTTCTTTTTATTTTAGCGATTACCTTGCCTTTTGATGTGCGCGATTTAAGGTACGATATGGAATCTAATATAAAAACAATACCATCATATATAGGTATTAAAAACACCATTACCTTGTCGCATGGTTTATTGGTTTTGGTGTTTGCTCTAAAATGGATTCAATATGCCTATTTAGGACAGTTAAACTTATCTCAACTTATTGCTACAGGAGTAACAATTTTTCTTTCAGGATTTATTATCGCTTTTACTTCGCATCGTAGAGCCGAATTGTTTTTTTCTGGCTTTGTTGATGGCACAATGATAATAATGTATTTAGGAATGCTTATTTTAGAATACTAATTCAGATTCTTTTTTTCTCTATTCTTTTTGTAGATTTTTATTCCAATCATTAATAAAATAGAGAAAACAATTAATCCTAAAATACCCCAGAACCAACCAATTTCATTTTTAAGCACCACTAAAAATACAATAGCGAAAAGCAATATGGTGGCTACTTCGTTCCAAATACGTAGTTTAAAAGATGAATACTTGACTTCGTTTTTTTGCAGTTGGCTATAAATACGATGACAAGCAAAGTGGTAAACATATAAAGCTACCACAAAAGTTAATTTTATGTGCATCCATGGAGATAGTAAAAAACCTTGACCTTGAGGTGTGCCGAACAACAACCAAGAAGCAAAAATTAAGGTTAGTATTGCTGATGGCCATGTAATGCCGTACCACAATCTTTTACTCATTATTTTGTACTGTCGCTGTAAAATGGCTTTAGCATTTTCGTCTTCATCTTCAGCTTCAACATGATATATAAATAGGCGAACAATGTAAAATAAACCAGCAAACCAAGTAACTACAAAAATGATGTGAAGTGCTTTTAAGTAAAAATAATCCATGTTGATTTCTTTAAAAAACTAAATTACAATAATCTTTTAATTGGTTTTGCATAATCAGTAATTTTGGAGCATGGAAAAAAAAGGAGTTTTGTTGGTAAATCTAGGTACGCCTGATAGTCCTTCTGTTAAAGATGTAAGAAAATATTTGAGAGAGTTTTTAATGGATGGCTACGTGATTGATTTGCCATTTGTTACTCGATGGGTATTGGTAAATCTAATTATAGCACCATTTAGAGGTCCTAAATCGGCTAAAATTTATCAAGAACTTTGGACAGAGAAAGGCTCTCCGTTGTTGTATTACGGTAAAAAAGTGGAAGAATTGGTACAACAAAAAATGGGAAACGATTATTTTGTGAAGTTGGCGATGCGTTATCAAAATCCTTCTATAAAAAGTGTTTTGGAACAATTTAAAAAAAATAATATTACTGATTTAGTAGTCATTCCCATGTATCCACAACATGCGTCTTCATCTACGTTGTCGAGCATTAAAAAAGTAGAGGCTGTTTTTGGTGAACTTAACTATCATCCAAAAGTAAGAATGGTAGAAACTTTTGTTAGTAATCCTAAATTTATTGAGGCTTTTGCTGCAAACGGAAATAAGCATTGGTTAACAGGTAAGTATCAAAAGGTTTTGTTCAGTTATCACGGTATACCGGAACGACATATTATTAAAGATTGTGAAAACGGCTATTGTGAGTTAAACGAAAAATGTTGTGCGGTGTATAGCGATAAAAACAGACTTTGTTATCGTGCTCAATGTTACGAAACATCTCGTTTAATTGCCAAAGCAATGAATTTAAAAGAAAACGAATACGATGTTGCTTTTCAATCAAGATTAGAAACTCGTGCCCGCGACCCATGGCTTAAACCTTATTCGGATGTCGTGACTGCCGAATATCCTAAAAATGGTGTTAAAAATGTGTTGGCGTTTTCTCCGTCGTTTATTGCCGATTGTTTAGAAACAACTATTGAAGTAGGCGAGGAGTTTAAAGAAATTTTCCATGAAAATGGTGGAGAAAATTGGCAATTGGTTGAAAGTTTAAACGAAAGTCCGATTTGGATTGAAGCAATAGAACAAATGATTTTAAACAAATAAAAATAACGGACTCAAATAATTACCTTTGAGCAACAAAATATAAAAAGATGAAATACACTCCAATCAACAAATCGTTATACATTAACAATAGAGCAAATTTTGTAAAACACTTAAAACCGAATTCGGTTGCAATTTTTAACTCTAACGATATTATGCCAACTAATGCAGATGGTTCAATGCCGTTTCGTCAAAACAACGATTTGTTGTATTTATCGGGTATCGACCAAGAAGAGTCTATTTTATTAATTGCTCCAAATGTATCAAATCCAAAGCATCGCGAAATATTGTTTGTGAAAGAAACAAGCGAATTGATAGCCATTTGGGAAGGTGCTAAGTTGACAAAAGAACAAGCTACTGAACAATCGGGTATTGAAACGGTGTATTGGACTTCGCAGTTTGATCAAATTTTCCATGCTGTAATGACTGAATCTGAACATGTTTATTTAAACCAAAACGAACATTTAAGAGCAGTAACAACTGTTGAAACTCGTGATGACAGATTTAGAAAAACCTGTAAAGAAAAATATCCTTTGCACGAATACGAAAGGTTGGCTCCAATTATGAGAAATCTTCGTCCAATTAAGTCTCAATTAGAAATTGATTCTATTCAACATGCGTGTAACATTACGGAAAAAGGAATTAGGAGATTGTTAAAGTTTATCAAACCAGGAGTAATGGAGTACGAAATTGAGGCAGAATTGGCTCACGAATTTTTAATGAATCGTTCTCGTGGTTTTGCTTACGAACCAATTATTGCGTCTGGGTTTAATGCTTGTGTATTGCATTATGTTGAAAATAATAAGGAGTGTAAAGCTGGCGATGTTATTTTGTTGGATGTAGGTGCTGAATACGGGAATTATGCTTCAGATTTAACGCGTTGTATTCCGGTAAGCGGTAAGTTTACTCCACGACAAAAAGAAGTTTATAATGCGGTTTTAAGAGTGATGAAAGCTGCCACAGCAATGCTTGTACCTGGAACTTTGCACGACGAATACCACACAAAAGTGGGACAAATAATGGAAGCTGAATTGATAGGTTTAGGCTTGTTAGATAAAAACGAGGTGGCAAAACAAGATCCTAAAAATCCCTTGTATAAGAAATATTTTATGCATGGAACATCGCATCACATGGGTTTAGATGTACATGATGTAGAAGAAAGAAACAGACCTTTTGAAGCAGGAATGGTGTTGACCGTTGAGCCAGGTATTTATATTCGTGAAGAAAATTTAGGGATTAGATTGGAAAATGATATTTTGATTACCAACAATGGTCCTGTTGATTTGATGAAAAACATTCCGCTTGAAGCTGACGAAATTGAAGCTTTGATGAACTCATAAAATACATTAGAGGTTGGATACTTTTGTTGAAAAATCACTAGTTTTTAAAAATATACAGGTTAGTTATACCGAAGAAGGAAAAGGTACAGCTATAGTGTTGCTACATGGTTTTTTGGAAGATAAAAGCATTTGGAAAGATTTTTCATCTCAACTCTCAAAAAAATATAGGGTAATAACTGTCGATTTGTTGGGACATGGAAAAACCGAGTGTTTGAGTTACATCCATACCATGGAAGAAATGGCAGAAGCGGTTTATTTCGTTTTACGAAAATTAAAAATCAGAAAGTTTTTTTTAGTTGGACACTCTTTAGGTGGTTATGTGAGTTTAGCCATGGCAGAAGAATTTCCGGACAATATTAAAGGTTTGTGTATGTTTCATTCTACCGCTCGTGGCGATAGTGAGGAAAAACAAAAGGACCGCGATAGAGCAATAAAAGTGGTGAAGCAAAACAAAAATTTGTTTATCAATGAAGCCATTCCGAACCTGTTTTACACCAAAAACCAGCACTACGAGGAAGAAATTAATCAAATAAAAACCATAGCATTAAACACTTCATTACAAGGAATAGTAGCAGCTTTAGAGGGCATGAAAAACAGAATGGATAGGGAAATAATTTTGAATTTTGCCCCTTATCCAGTATTTTATATTATTGGTAAAGAAGATAATATCTTACCCTATCAAACCTTAGTTGAACAAGCGGAATTACCTGAAAAAGGTTCTTGCTTGTTGCTTGAAGAAGTTGGACATGTTGGTTTTATAGAAGCAAAAACCAAAACATTGAAAGCCCTACAAACCTTTTTTTCTAAAAATTAATTGCTTTCCCCTCTTGAGAAGGGTTAGGGGTGTGTTTTCATAAGTTTCTTAAAAAAATAATGAATTCAAAAAAAATTAATATAACTCAACAAATTAAGGCTGAAGCAAGTCGTTTGGGTTTTTCGTTCTGTGGAATTTCAAAAGCTGAATTTTTAGAAGAAGAGGCTCCTCGATTGGAAAGTTGGTTGAAACAAAATATGCATGGAGAAATGCAATACATGGAGAACTATTTTGATAAGCGATTAGACCCAACTTTATTGGTTGAAGGTTCAAAATCAGTGATTTCGCTCATGTATAACTATTATCCTAAAGAGCTTCAGTGTGAAGATTCGTTTAAGATTTCGAAATATGCTTACGGTGAAGATTACCACCATGTTATCAAAAATAAACTAAAAGAATTGACTCAATTTTTAATTGATGAGATTGGAGAAATAAATGCTCGAATATTTACTGATTCTGCACCAGTTTTAGATAGGGCTTGGGCTAAAAAAAGTGGTTTGGGTTGGATAGGTAAAAACTCCATGTTAATTAGCCCCAAAAAAGGTTCTTTTTTCTTTTTGGCTGAAATTATTTTAGATGTTGAATTGGATGCTGATGGGCCAATAAAAGACTATTGTGGTACTTGTAATGCTTGTGTGGAAGCTTGCCCAACCGAGGCAATTTTACCCAATAAAGTGGTGGATGGCAGCAAGTGCATTTCGTATTTTACCATTGAATTGAAAAATGAAATCATTCCCAATGTGGTAAAAGGAAAATTTGATGATTGGATGTTTGGATGTGATATTTGCCAAGATGTTTGCCCTTGGAATCGGTTTTCTGAGCCGACACAAGAAAAATTGTTTAGTCCTAATCACAACTTATTGAATTATTCTAAAAAAGAATGGACAGAATTAACCGCAGATATTTTTAATGAAATCTTTAAAAAATCGCCAGTAAAACGAACCAAATTTGAAGGGTTGAAAAGGAATGTCAGATTTTTGATTAGTGACTAGTTTCCCCAACGATAACTTTCGTTTTCTAATCCCATTAAATCAATTACACGGTCAACAACCGTTTTAGCAACTTCTTCAATGGTTTTTGGCTTGCTATAAAAACTTGGTGTTGCTGGGCAAATAATTCCGCCAGCTTCAGTTATGGTTTTCATGTTGTTGAGGTGAATTAAATTGTAAGGCATTTCACGAGCAACCAGAATCAATTTTCGTCTTTCCTTTAAAATTACATCAGTAGCACGAGTGGTTAAGTCGTTAGAGATTCCACTAGCAATTCTGCCCATTGTTCCCATCGAGCATGGAACAATAATCATGGTGTCGAACCTTGCAGAGCCAGAAGCAAAAGGTGCATTAAAATTCATTTTATCATAAAACTGAAAATTATAATTGCGGTAAGCTTCATTGTCTAATTCGTGTTTCCAAACCATTTTGGCATTATCGCTCATAACTACACCAACTTCAAGCATATTGTCATCCTGAGCTTGTCGAAGGGTGCTTAAAAAATCCAACAACAATTTAGCATAAATACTACCCGATGCACCCGTTATGGCTATTACAATTTTTCTTTTCATGCTTTATTTGTTAAATTGATAACTTAAAGTGAAATTTAAATCTAAATTGTACCAACCACGATTAAATAGTTGGTTTAAAATACCAATTTGTTGGTCAAGATTTTGAAAATCACGAATGGGTAGAACCGAATTTTTCGAACGTAAATTACAACTATAATGGTCGTTTAATTTATAATGAAATCCCACAAAAGCACCAAAATCATACGATTTAAAAGGAAAAGGCTGGTCATCTCTTGTGCCGAATTCATCACTCATGGTGTAGTTTAGAAAAACACTGTAATATACACCAGTTTCAAACAAAAATGATTTGTAATGGTAGCGAATGGCTAAAGGCATTTCAATGTAGTTGATGTTTAAATGAAATTCGTCGACATCACCTTGGCTGGTGTTAGGGTTTCTCTGACTGCCTTTGTTGATGTAGTACATTTCCAATTGTGTAGAGAATTTTTCGGAAATGGATACGTTGGTAAATCCACCTAAAATAAAACCAAGTTTATTATATCCTCCATAACCATCGCCTTCAACTTGCGAGCCACTCAATCCTGCAATAGTCCCAACTTTAAAAACCTGAGCATAAAAGGTGGAGAAAACACAAAAAAATAAAACTGAAAACAGTAGCTTTTTCATGTAGTAAAATTAACCAAAAATTAAACTGTTATTCCGCTAAGAGTTCTTTAATTAATTGAGGAAGTCCTTCGGTAGCTTTTTTCTTAATGTGAATTAAATTTTTACGTTTCCAAATAGAAACTTCTTTTGGGTCGATTAAATAAATTAAGCAATTGTTGGGAACACAATCCACCAAATTTGCAGCTGGATATACGTTTAATGATGTTCCTATTACAATTAAAATATCGGCATGGTCACAAATGTTGGCAGCCTTATCCATGTTTGGTACATGTTCGCCAAACCAAACTACATCTGGACGTAATTGATGTCCATTCTCACATAAATCACCTAAATTGAGTTGGTCGCCTTTTATGGAATAAGTTTTTTCTGTTTTTGTACTTCTTGATTTTAAAAGTTCGCCATGAAGATGTAAAACATTTTTAGAGCCCGCTCGTTCGTGCAAGTCGTCGATGTTTTGCGTAATTAAGCTAACTTCAAATTTTTTTTCAAGTAATGGGATAGAATAATGTGCAGGATTTGGTTGAGCCTCCAGCAGTTGTTTTCTGCGCATGTTGTAAAATTCTAACACTAATGAAGGGTTGGCTTCCCATGCTTCTGGTGTTGCAACTTCTTCAATCTTGTAATTTTCCCAAAGACCATCGGAGTCTCTAAACGTTTTTAAGCCACTTTCAGCACTTATTCCTGCTCCAGAAAACACTACAATTTTTTGCATACGAGAGTTAAAATTCGACATAAATATAGTCAAATATTAATTGAAAAATCAAGTTTTTCATTCATCAGAATATTATTACTTTTACGGGTTCGAGAAATTAATAAAAACATGGGGAAAAGTAGAAAAGAAATAGATGCTTTAGAGTATCACGCGCAAGGTAAACCTGGTAAAATTGAAGTTATACCAACAAAGCCATATAGTTCGCAAAGAGATTTGTCGTTGGCGTACTCTCCAGGGGTGGCTGTTCCCTGTTTAGAAATTGCAGCCAATCCAGAAGATGTATATAAATATACTGCTAAAGGGAACTTAGTTGCTGTAATTTCAAATGGTACGGCAGTGCTTGGCTTAGGTGATATAGGTGCTTTGGCATCAAAACCAGTGATGGAAGGGAAGGGGTTGTTGTTTAAAATATTTGCTGACATTGATGTTTTTGATATAGAAGTAGATGCTTCTGATGTTGATTTGTTTGTGAATACGGTTAAGGCAATAGCGCCAACATTTGGTGGCATTAATTTAGAAGATATAAAGGCTCCAGAATGTTTTGAAATTGAGCGTAGGTTAAAAGAAGAATTAAACATTCCTTTGATGCACGATGACCAACATGGAACAGCAATTATTTCTTCTGCAGCTCTTTTAAATGCAATAGATTTAGCAGGTAAAAAAATAGGCGATATAAAATTGGTAGTAAGTGGAGCAGGAGCATCAGCTGTTTCATGTACAAAACTATACATTACTTTAGGAGTTAACCCTAAAAATATTGTGATGTTGGATAGCGACGGTGTAATTAGAGCTGATAGAAAGAATTTAGCAGAATCCAAAAAACAGTTTGCAACCAAACGTGATTTGAATACCTTGGAAGAGGCAATGAAAGATGCAGACATGTTTTTAGGGCTTTCAAAAGGAGGAATATTAACTAAAAAAATGGTTCAGTCTATGGCTGCTAACCCTATTGTTTTTGCATTAGCTAATCCTGATCCAGAAATTCCGTACAAAGATGCAGTAGCAGCTAGAAAAGATATTATTATTGCAACTGGACGTTCAGATTACCCTAATCAGGTTAATAATGTTTTAGGATTTCCGTTTATTTTTAGAGGAGCTTTAGATGTAAGAGCTACCTGTATTAATGAGGAAATGAAACTTGCAGCAGTAAAAGCAATTGCTGCTTTGGCTAAAGAAACTGTTCCGGAAGAAGTTAACGAAGCTTATTCTGAAAAAAATATTGTATTTGGTAAAGATTTTATTATACCCAAACCTTTAGACCCAAGATTATTAACCTCTATTGCTCCAGCAGTTGCAAAAGCTGCAATCGACTCAGGTGTTGCTCAGTTTATTATTAAAGATTGGAACGAATATAAAGAGCAACTGGCTAAACGACTTGGATTAGATAACAAGTTGCTTAAAAACATTACCCAAAAAGCAAAAAGAAGTCCTAAACGAGTGGTGTTTGCTGAGGCAGATAACTATAAAACCTTAAAAGCTGCAACAATAGTACATGATGAAGGTATTGCAAAACCGATTTTATTAGGTAAGCTTAAAAAAATTGAGGAGATAGCAAAAGAATTTAGTTTAGATATTGAAGGCTTAACAATCATCGATCCAAGAAGTTCAAAAGAACAGGCAAGAAAAACCAAGTATGCTCAAATGCTATTTGAAAAAAGAAAACGTAGAGGAGTTACTTTAATGGAAGCACGCGACATGGTGCGAAGTAGAAATTATTTCGGTTCATGTATGGTTGAATTTGGTGATGCCGATGCATTAATTTCTGGATTGACAAGAAATTATAGAAACACCATTCGTCCGGCGTTGCAAGTTATTGGTAAAGATGATACTACA
Protein-coding sequences here:
- a CDS encoding UbiA family prenyltransferase — translated: MLAHQTFLILQIPQAESFNVLALIFCSTFFTYNFQRIYRLRSVELLGKLIGIRLGWIIRNRKRLFFASVLSLILSIYFLFQLSLNVFLLIIPLALFSVLYVIPVFPQKKAIRDLPFAKIFVISIVWSVVMVAIPVVNFSGFEGLTNSSFLMLLLEQFLFILAITLPFDVRDLRYDMESNIKTIPSYIGIKNTITLSHGLLVLVFALKWIQYAYLGQLNLSQLIATGVTIFLSGFIIAFTSHRRAELFFSGFVDGTMIIMYLGMLILEY
- a CDS encoding CopD family protein, translated to MDYFYLKALHIIFVVTWFAGLFYIVRLFIYHVEAEDEDENAKAILQRQYKIMSKRLWYGITWPSAILTLIFASWLLFGTPQGQGFLLSPWMHIKLTFVVALYVYHFACHRIYSQLQKNEVKYSSFKLRIWNEVATILLFAIVFLVVLKNEIGWFWGILGLIVFSILLMIGIKIYKKNREKKNLN
- the hemH gene encoding ferrochelatase, giving the protein MEKKGVLLVNLGTPDSPSVKDVRKYLREFLMDGYVIDLPFVTRWVLVNLIIAPFRGPKSAKIYQELWTEKGSPLLYYGKKVEELVQQKMGNDYFVKLAMRYQNPSIKSVLEQFKKNNITDLVVIPMYPQHASSSTLSSIKKVEAVFGELNYHPKVRMVETFVSNPKFIEAFAANGNKHWLTGKYQKVLFSYHGIPERHIIKDCENGYCELNEKCCAVYSDKNRLCYRAQCYETSRLIAKAMNLKENEYDVAFQSRLETRARDPWLKPYSDVVTAEYPKNGVKNVLAFSPSFIADCLETTIEVGEEFKEIFHENGGENWQLVESLNESPIWIEAIEQMILNK
- a CDS encoding aminopeptidase P family protein, which produces MKYTPINKSLYINNRANFVKHLKPNSVAIFNSNDIMPTNADGSMPFRQNNDLLYLSGIDQEESILLIAPNVSNPKHREILFVKETSELIAIWEGAKLTKEQATEQSGIETVYWTSQFDQIFHAVMTESEHVYLNQNEHLRAVTTVETRDDRFRKTCKEKYPLHEYERLAPIMRNLRPIKSQLEIDSIQHACNITEKGIRRLLKFIKPGVMEYEIEAELAHEFLMNRSRGFAYEPIIASGFNACVLHYVENNKECKAGDVILLDVGAEYGNYASDLTRCIPVSGKFTPRQKEVYNAVLRVMKAATAMLVPGTLHDEYHTKVGQIMEAELIGLGLLDKNEVAKQDPKNPLYKKYFMHGTSHHMGLDVHDVEERNRPFEAGMVLTVEPGIYIREENLGIRLENDILITNNGPVDLMKNIPLEADEIEALMNS
- a CDS encoding alpha/beta fold hydrolase, coding for MDTFVEKSLVFKNIQVSYTEEGKGTAIVLLHGFLEDKSIWKDFSSQLSKKYRVITVDLLGHGKTECLSYIHTMEEMAEAVYFVLRKLKIRKFFLVGHSLGGYVSLAMAEEFPDNIKGLCMFHSTARGDSEEKQKDRDRAIKVVKQNKNLFINEAIPNLFYTKNQHYEEEINQIKTIALNTSLQGIVAALEGMKNRMDREIILNFAPYPVFYIIGKEDNILPYQTLVEQAELPEKGSCLLLEEVGHVGFIEAKTKTLKALQTFFSKN
- the queG gene encoding tRNA epoxyqueuosine(34) reductase QueG, with amino-acid sequence MNSKKINITQQIKAEASRLGFSFCGISKAEFLEEEAPRLESWLKQNMHGEMQYMENYFDKRLDPTLLVEGSKSVISLMYNYYPKELQCEDSFKISKYAYGEDYHHVIKNKLKELTQFLIDEIGEINARIFTDSAPVLDRAWAKKSGLGWIGKNSMLISPKKGSFFFLAEIILDVELDADGPIKDYCGTCNACVEACPTEAILPNKVVDGSKCISYFTIELKNEIIPNVVKGKFDDWMFGCDICQDVCPWNRFSEPTQEKLFSPNHNLLNYSKKEWTELTADIFNEIFKKSPVKRTKFEGLKRNVRFLISD
- a CDS encoding UbiX family flavin prenyltransferase, with product MKRKIVIAITGASGSIYAKLLLDFLSTLRQAQDDNMLEVGVVMSDNAKMVWKHELDNEAYRNYNFQFYDKMNFNAPFASGSARFDTMIIVPCSMGTMGRIASGISNDLTTRATDVILKERRKLILVAREMPYNLIHLNNMKTITEAGGIICPATPSFYSKPKTIEEVAKTVVDRVIDLMGLENESYRWGN
- a CDS encoding outer membrane beta-barrel protein, which gives rise to MKKLLFSVLFFCVFSTFYAQVFKVGTIAGLSGSQVEGDGYGGYNKLGFILGGFTNVSISEKFSTQLEMYYINKGSQRNPNTSQGDVDEFHLNINYIEMPLAIRYHYKSFLFETGVYYSVFLNYTMSDEFGTRDDQPFPFKSYDFGAFVGFHYKLNDHYSCNLRSKNSVLPIRDFQNLDQQIGILNQLFNRGWYNLDLNFTLSYQFNK
- a CDS encoding NAD-dependent deacylase; protein product: MQKIVVFSGAGISAESGLKTFRDSDGLWENYKIEEVATPEAWEANPSLVLEFYNMRRKQLLEAQPNPAHYSIPLLEKKFEVSLITQNIDDLHERAGSKNVLHLHGELLKSRSTKTEKTYSIKGDQLNLGDLCENGHQLRPDVVWFGEHVPNMDKAANICDHADILIVIGTSLNVYPAANLVDCVPNNCLIYLIDPKEVSIWKRKNLIHIKKKATEGLPQLIKELLAE
- a CDS encoding NADP-dependent malic enzyme, with product MGKSRKEIDALEYHAQGKPGKIEVIPTKPYSSQRDLSLAYSPGVAVPCLEIAANPEDVYKYTAKGNLVAVISNGTAVLGLGDIGALASKPVMEGKGLLFKIFADIDVFDIEVDASDVDLFVNTVKAIAPTFGGINLEDIKAPECFEIERRLKEELNIPLMHDDQHGTAIISSAALLNAIDLAGKKIGDIKLVVSGAGASAVSCTKLYITLGVNPKNIVMLDSDGVIRADRKNLAESKKQFATKRDLNTLEEAMKDADMFLGLSKGGILTKKMVQSMAANPIVFALANPDPEIPYKDAVAARKDIIIATGRSDYPNQVNNVLGFPFIFRGALDVRATCINEEMKLAAVKAIAALAKETVPEEVNEAYSEKNIVFGKDFIIPKPLDPRLLTSIAPAVAKAAIDSGVAQFIIKDWNEYKEQLAKRLGLDNKLLKNITQKAKRSPKRVVFAEADNYKTLKAATIVHDEGIAKPILLGKLKKIEEIAKEFSLDIEGLTIIDPRSSKEQARKTKYAQMLFEKRKRRGVTLMEARDMVRSRNYFGSCMVEFGDADALISGLTRNYRNTIRPALQVIGKDDTTSKIAGMYIMFTKQGPFFFADTTVNVDPTVQDIVDITLLTAKMVKRLNIVPRVALLSYSNFGSSEEKDAIKMREAAKILHEQHPELIVDGEIQANFALNTELRDEIFPFSDLSKKNTNTLIFPNLSSGNIAYKLMQEMANFETIGPILLGMKKPVHILQLGSSVREIVNMVTIAVADVQTRK